In Labilithrix sp., a genomic segment contains:
- a CDS encoding roadblock/LC7 domain-containing protein — MKLGLDSDVEMSSPPSVRLVIPIVSRDTEATAFTKILEDLVERVAGAIAAALVDSMGETVDYAGRGDPFDLRIAAAHMQILLRSIGTVAGFGEPRWLVIRGAQRSVAASALPDGYVLVVLLRPRAAFTISTRALKVCTRALAEEAGWTGVELAKSDGVKQRSWFFTKVETDRRGRPTHVGDARTSVEVLGTVMGLSVRERGYRVRTEQGTELTLVREPRQRWYADEHV; from the coding sequence GTGAAGCTCGGCCTCGACAGCGACGTCGAGATGTCGTCGCCGCCGTCGGTGCGGCTCGTCATCCCCATCGTCTCGCGCGACACGGAGGCGACGGCTTTCACGAAGATCCTCGAGGACCTCGTCGAGCGCGTCGCGGGCGCGATCGCGGCCGCGCTCGTCGACTCGATGGGCGAGACGGTGGACTACGCGGGCCGCGGCGACCCCTTCGATCTCCGCATCGCCGCCGCGCACATGCAGATCTTGCTGCGTTCCATCGGCACGGTCGCGGGGTTCGGCGAGCCGCGCTGGCTGGTGATCCGCGGCGCGCAGCGCAGCGTCGCGGCGAGCGCGCTGCCGGACGGCTACGTGCTGGTGGTCCTCCTTCGCCCGCGCGCCGCGTTCACGATCTCGACGCGCGCGCTCAAGGTCTGCACCCGCGCGCTCGCGGAGGAGGCGGGCTGGACCGGCGTGGAGCTCGCGAAGAGCGACGGCGTGAAGCAGCGCTCGTGGTTCTTCACGAAGGTCGAGACCGACCGCCGCGGCCGCCCCACCCACGTCGGCGACGCCCGCACGAGCGTCGAGGTCCTCGGCACGGTCATGGGCCTCTCCGTCCGCGAACGCGGCTACCGCGTCCGCACGGAGCAAGGAACGGAGCTCACCCTCGTCCGCGAGCCCCGCCAACGCTGGTACGCCGACGAGCACGTGTAG